A single region of the Streptomyces sp. NBC_00425 genome encodes:
- a CDS encoding AMIN-like domain-containing (lipo)protein, whose product MVRNRTVWATAALMTATLAVAVAPAEAAPATAARAAAACPTGWGSLAESYVTSTATPVTDVRTGRHDCYDRFVVDVPGASASRLGFSVAYVDQLYQDGSGRPIPVGGGAILEVRVNAPAYNPQTGTPTYPGRPAQPLPGVNLAGYSTFRDTRYGGSFEGVTQFGLGVRARLPFRVQRLTDHLVVDVAHTW is encoded by the coding sequence ATGGTGCGAAACAGAACCGTCTGGGCCACCGCGGCCCTCATGACCGCCACCCTGGCCGTTGCCGTGGCTCCGGCCGAAGCCGCCCCGGCGACCGCCGCCCGGGCCGCCGCCGCCTGCCCCACCGGCTGGGGCAGCCTGGCCGAAAGCTATGTCACCAGCACGGCGACCCCCGTGACCGACGTCCGGACCGGCCGCCACGACTGCTACGACCGGTTCGTCGTCGACGTTCCCGGTGCGAGCGCCTCCCGACTCGGCTTCTCCGTCGCCTACGTCGACCAGCTCTACCAGGACGGGTCGGGCCGGCCCATCCCCGTCGGCGGCGGCGCGATCCTGGAGGTGCGGGTCAACGCCCCGGCCTACAACCCGCAGACCGGCACGCCCACCTACCCGGGACGGCCCGCTCAGCCCCTCCCGGGCGTGAACCTCGCCGGATACAGCACCTTCCGGGACACCCGGTACGGCGGGAGCTTCGAAGGCGTGACGCAGTTCGGGCTCGGCGTGCGCGCCCGTCTGCCCTTCCGGGTGCAGCGCCTGACCGACCACCTCGTGGTGGACGTCGCCCACACCTGGTGA